A single window of Nocardia sp. NBC_01327 DNA harbors:
- a CDS encoding acyl-CoA thioesterase, giving the protein MLSAGDPALPGSKRFHTKVEVRWSDMDAFQHINHARMVTLLEEARIPWLFTDDRPTVRLRSGCVLADLRVQYKGQLRHEDSPLDVSMWIERLRAVDFTVGYEVRAGGADPDSPAAVIASTQLAAFDIDTQRLRRLDPAERDYLSLWLAD; this is encoded by the coding sequence GTGCTCAGCGCAGGGGATCCTGCTCTGCCCGGCTCGAAGCGCTTCCACACCAAGGTCGAGGTGCGCTGGTCGGATATGGATGCCTTCCAGCACATCAACCATGCCCGCATGGTGACCCTGCTGGAGGAAGCCCGTATTCCGTGGCTGTTCACCGACGACCGGCCCACCGTGCGGTTGCGTTCCGGCTGTGTGCTCGCCGATCTGCGGGTGCAGTACAAAGGCCAGCTGCGGCACGAGGATTCACCGCTGGATGTCTCCATGTGGATCGAACGGTTGCGTGCGGTGGACTTCACCGTCGGTTACGAGGTGCGCGCCGGCGGCGCCGATCCCGATTCCCCGGCGGCGGTGATCGCCTCCACCCAGCTCGCCGCCTTCGATATCGATACGCAGCGACTACGCCGCCTCGACCCGGCCGAGCGAGACTATTTGTCGCTGTGGCTGGCTGACTGA
- a CDS encoding LCP family protein, whose amino-acid sequence MSAPPSTSERRLRLAGRAFVALVALVVVIGTGAAWRGYHDVVAGVTTSGALGDAPKSDGKDQNILIMGLDSRLDEQGKPLPQDMYDALHAGDDSVGGYNSNVLILIHIPGDGSKATGISIPRDDYVQLATAACAQAPCKGKIKQAYGLAYDLAKTKLEAAGVKDLDLEQQAREVGRKAEIDTVRAFLGGVTVDHFVEVTLVAFFQLAQVVQPITVCLNENTSDNFSGADFHKGKQDIDASQAMAFVRQRRDPDPDLNFTDLDRTRRQQAFIVSLMHSLQSSGAMSNPSRLRDLLNVAKQNIAIDDKLDLASFAQHASALTSGGISLFTLPVKDFGTDDAGEDINIVDVSEIRAIAHNLLSGSGSGTTTSTTTTSATPTNIAAAAGVTLNVVNSTGTTGLAARVADSFTALGFTRGTVETGANLSNSTITYGRGADAAASGLADKLGITATKSTSVDSGTVQLTIGTDLTSSGPIADLAKSTDDSTTATTTTVPPPPPVSATATGSKAPAPTDLSNMDADGIPCVK is encoded by the coding sequence GTGAGCGCGCCTCCCAGCACCTCCGAGCGCCGGCTGCGCCTGGCAGGCCGCGCGTTCGTCGCGCTGGTGGCGCTGGTGGTCGTGATCGGAACGGGAGCGGCCTGGCGCGGGTACCACGATGTCGTCGCGGGCGTGACCACCTCGGGCGCCCTGGGTGATGCGCCGAAGTCGGACGGCAAGGATCAGAACATCCTCATCATGGGGCTGGACAGCCGCCTCGACGAGCAGGGAAAACCGCTGCCGCAGGATATGTACGACGCGCTGCACGCCGGTGACGACAGTGTCGGCGGCTACAACTCGAATGTGCTGATCCTGATCCACATTCCGGGTGACGGCTCGAAGGCGACGGGCATTTCCATTCCCCGCGACGACTATGTGCAACTGGCGACCGCCGCGTGCGCCCAGGCGCCGTGCAAGGGCAAGATCAAGCAGGCGTACGGACTGGCCTACGACCTGGCCAAGACCAAGCTGGAGGCCGCCGGCGTCAAAGACCTGGACCTCGAGCAGCAGGCTCGTGAGGTGGGCCGCAAGGCCGAGATCGATACCGTGCGAGCCTTTCTCGGCGGTGTGACGGTCGACCATTTCGTCGAGGTGACACTGGTGGCGTTCTTCCAGCTCGCGCAGGTGGTGCAGCCGATCACGGTCTGCCTGAACGAGAACACCTCCGATAATTTCTCCGGCGCCGACTTCCACAAGGGCAAACAGGATATCGACGCCTCGCAGGCCATGGCCTTCGTGCGGCAGCGCCGTGATCCGGACCCGGATCTCAATTTCACCGATCTCGATCGCACCCGGCGGCAGCAGGCGTTCATCGTCTCGCTCATGCACAGCCTGCAGAGCTCCGGGGCCATGTCCAATCCGAGCCGACTACGCGATCTGCTGAATGTGGCCAAGCAGAACATCGCGATCGACGACAAGCTGGATCTGGCGTCGTTCGCTCAGCACGCGTCCGCGCTGACCTCGGGCGGAATATCGCTGTTCACGCTGCCGGTCAAGGACTTCGGTACCGACGACGCGGGGGAGGACATCAATATCGTCGATGTCAGCGAGATTCGGGCCATTGCGCACAATCTGCTCAGCGGGTCCGGTTCGGGCACAACCACGAGCACGACGACAACATCGGCCACGCCCACCAATATCGCCGCGGCCGCCGGGGTCACGCTGAACGTGGTGAACAGCACCGGCACAACAGGTCTGGCCGCCCGCGTCGCGGACTCCTTCACCGCCTTGGGGTTCACCCGCGGCACGGTGGAGACCGGCGCGAATCTCAGCAACAGCACCATCACCTACGGTCGTGGCGCCGATGCCGCGGCGTCGGGGCTCGCCGACAAGCTCGGCATTACCGCGACCAAGTCGACCTCGGTGGACTCGGGGACGGTGCAGCTGACCATCGGAACCGATCTGACCAGCTCGGGGCCGATCGCCGATCTGGCCAAGTCGACCGATGACAGCACGACCGCCACCACGACCACCGTCCCGCCGCCGCCTCCGGTGTCGGCCACCGCGACCGGCAGCAAGGCGCCCGCTCCCACCGATCTGTCCAATATGGATGCGGACGGCATTCCCTGCGTCAAATAG
- a CDS encoding AzlD domain-containing protein: MTSTLLAGVCALAVGTFAFRFAGPALRKRVQISPRTIKLLEIASIVLLTALAVTTLMPSGSGKIGFALPAGVLVAAVLAWRRAPLLLVILAAAVVTAGLRMLGVH; the protein is encoded by the coding sequence ATGACAAGCACACTCCTCGCGGGTGTCTGCGCACTTGCCGTGGGCACCTTCGCATTCCGATTCGCGGGACCCGCATTGCGCAAACGCGTGCAGATTTCGCCGCGCACGATCAAGCTGCTGGAGATCGCCTCCATCGTGCTGCTGACCGCGCTGGCCGTCACAACGCTCATGCCCTCCGGCAGCGGCAAGATCGGATTCGCGCTCCCCGCAGGGGTTCTCGTCGCCGCGGTGCTGGCCTGGCGGCGCGCGCCACTATTGCTGGTAATTCTCGCCGCCGCCGTGGTCACCGCCGGATTGCGAATGCTCGGCGTGCACTGA
- a CDS encoding AzlC family ABC transporter permease: MRSIWRTLDRGALTGIAAICLAVAMIGVSYGATTVTSGFPTWLPILLSVAVVAGGSEFVFIGILTAGGSLVAAVLAGLLVNARHLPYGLSVPDVVGTGWRRLLGTHVMNDESVAMALAQPDRPRRRAAYWLCGLAVLTAWPIGAAVGAALGSVVPNPSAFGLDAVFPAVLVTLVLPALREPLTRTAALAGAAVAAVTTPFLGAGLPVLLALTAVLLVVRRAGAAENVPADAVEAA, translated from the coding sequence ATGCGTTCGATATGGCGAACACTGGATCGGGGTGCTCTCACCGGTATCGCGGCGATCTGCCTGGCAGTCGCCATGATCGGCGTCTCCTACGGCGCCACCACCGTCACCTCCGGATTCCCGACCTGGCTACCCATACTGCTCAGCGTGGCCGTGGTCGCGGGCGGCTCGGAGTTCGTCTTCATCGGCATTCTGACCGCGGGCGGCAGTCTGGTCGCCGCGGTGCTGGCCGGTCTGCTGGTCAATGCGCGGCACCTCCCCTACGGGCTCTCCGTGCCCGATGTGGTCGGCACCGGGTGGCGGCGACTGCTCGGCACGCACGTCATGAACGACGAATCCGTTGCCATGGCGCTGGCCCAGCCCGACCGCCCGCGCCGCCGGGCCGCCTATTGGCTGTGCGGCCTCGCCGTACTGACGGCATGGCCGATCGGAGCGGCGGTGGGTGCGGCGCTCGGCTCGGTCGTGCCGAATCCCAGTGCCTTCGGATTGGACGCGGTCTTCCCCGCGGTGCTGGTCACCCTCGTGCTCCCGGCGCTGCGCGAACCCCTCACCCGCACAGCCGCTCTCGCCGGCGCTGCCGTCGCGGCGGTCACCACACCCTTCCTGGGAGCCGGGCTGCCGGTACTGCTCGCGCTGACCGCGGTGCTGCTGGTCGTCCGGCGCGCCGGTGCCGCCGAGAACGTCCCCGCTGATGCCGTAGAGGCCGCATAG
- a CDS encoding helix-turn-helix domain-containing protein → MTVSDSSSSASPQEAIAAALRRERARSGLSLTEVARRAGIAKSTLSQLESGAGNPSIETLWALCTALDIPFSRLLDPPRPAVQVIRAGEGAQLASSQSEYRTTLLAASPPTARRDIYRITAEPGHPRDSDPHSRGVVEHIVLGAGLAKAGPADAPVELQPGDYICYPGDMPHVFEALVPGTWALLVSEYS, encoded by the coding sequence ATGACCGTGTCCGACAGCTCCTCGTCCGCATCCCCGCAGGAGGCGATAGCCGCCGCCCTGCGTCGTGAACGCGCCCGCTCCGGGCTCTCGCTCACCGAGGTCGCGCGCCGCGCCGGAATCGCGAAATCCACACTCTCGCAACTGGAGTCGGGTGCGGGCAATCCGAGCATCGAAACCCTGTGGGCGCTGTGCACCGCGCTCGACATTCCGTTCTCGCGACTGCTCGATCCGCCGCGCCCGGCGGTGCAGGTGATCCGCGCGGGTGAGGGCGCACAGCTCGCCTCCTCGCAGTCGGAGTACCGGACCACGCTGCTGGCCGCGTCCCCGCCCACTGCCCGGCGCGATATCTACCGCATTACCGCCGAACCCGGCCACCCCCGGGACTCGGATCCGCACAGTCGCGGCGTGGTCGAGCACATTGTGCTGGGTGCGGGCCTCGCCAAGGCCGGCCCCGCCGACGCTCCCGTGGAACTGCAGCCCGGCGACTACATCTGCTACCCCGGTGATATGCCCCACGTCTTCGAGGCGCTGGTCCCCGGCACCTGGGCGCTGCTCGTCAGCGAATACAGCTGA
- a CDS encoding HNH endonuclease: protein MKQRHSARHEARTHRQLQPADVHNRGSGATPLHILSDYHSGAHADHAHQPPEAPPGMSWSKSRVLLLNATYEPLTALSARRAVVLLICDKAQTVHDNPEGPVVHSAGTSVALPSVIRLRNYVHVPYRARVPMTRAALMHRDRYRCAYCGGKAETIDHVIPRSRGGPHTWENCVASCAPCNHRKADKMLSELGWTLHHQLVSPKGPHWRLLTASSELDPTWLQYLGEGAA from the coding sequence ATGAAGCAGCGGCACAGCGCCCGGCACGAGGCGCGCACGCATCGACAACTCCAGCCCGCCGACGTCCACAATCGTGGGTCGGGGGCTACTCCGCTGCACATCTTGTCCGACTATCACTCGGGCGCCCATGCTGACCACGCGCATCAACCGCCCGAAGCCCCGCCCGGCATGAGCTGGTCGAAGAGCCGCGTTCTGCTTTTGAACGCCACGTACGAACCCCTCACCGCCCTTTCCGCGCGCCGCGCGGTCGTGCTCCTGATCTGTGACAAAGCCCAGACCGTGCACGACAATCCCGAAGGCCCGGTTGTGCACTCCGCCGGCACCTCGGTCGCGCTGCCCTCGGTGATCCGACTACGCAATTACGTGCACGTCCCCTATCGCGCCCGCGTGCCCATGACCCGCGCCGCGCTCATGCATCGCGATCGGTATCGCTGCGCCTACTGCGGCGGCAAGGCCGAGACCATCGACCATGTGATTCCGCGCAGTCGCGGTGGGCCGCACACGTGGGAAAACTGCGTCGCCTCGTGCGCGCCGTGCAATCACCGCAAGGCGGACAAGATGCTCAGCGAGCTGGGCTGGACCCTGCACCATCAACTGGTGTCGCCCAAGGGCCCGCACTGGCGATTGCTCACTGCCAGTTCGGAATTGGATCCCACCTGGCTGCAGTACCTCGGCGAGGGCGCGGCCTAG
- a CDS encoding globin — protein MDAVTSGEQTTTSFYEAVGGAETFQRLVAAFYREVAADEVLRPLYPEADLGPAERRLRMFLEQYWGGPRTYGEERGHPRLRMRHHPFTIGPIERDAWLRAMHIAVAEIEPAVLDDQHRRQLLDYLEMAANSLMNSPI, from the coding sequence ATGGACGCCGTGACTTCGGGCGAGCAAACGACAACATCTTTTTACGAGGCCGTGGGCGGGGCCGAGACCTTCCAGCGGCTGGTTGCTGCGTTTTATCGCGAGGTGGCGGCGGACGAGGTGCTGCGGCCGCTCTACCCCGAAGCGGACCTGGGTCCGGCCGAGCGGCGGCTGCGCATGTTCCTCGAGCAGTACTGGGGCGGCCCGCGCACCTACGGTGAGGAGCGCGGCCATCCGCGGCTGCGCATGCGGCACCATCCGTTCACGATCGGCCCGATCGAGCGGGACGCCTGGCTGCGCGCCATGCACATCGCGGTGGCCGAGATCGAGCCCGCCGTCCTCGATGACCAGCACCGCAGGCAGCTGCTCGACTATCTGGAGATGGCCGCCAATTCGCTCATGAACTCGCCCATCTGA
- a CDS encoding glycoside hydrolase family 13 protein, whose amino-acid sequence MQPAVPGPAPLPAPWWRSAVFYQVYPRSFADSDGDGIGDLPGLREKLGYLELLGVDALWICPVMRSPMADGGYDVADPRDIDPLFGGLRAMDELIDEAHHRHMRVTMDLVPNHTSDQHAWFVAALSSAPGSPERDRYYFRDGRGADGSAPPNNWPSIFGGPAWTRITEADGRPGQWYLHIFAPEQPDLNWENPDVPADFEQTMRFWLRRGIDGFRIDVAHGMAKPAGLPDMEVPQRPVDDTHLVVHDDNDPRFNNPAVHEIHRRLRTVMDEFPIAVSIGEVWVDDNTRFGDYVRPDELHLAFNFRLAETPFHPDRIRDAVDNSLRAVAAVGASPTWTLSNHDIEREVTRYGGGDIGQARARAMIMLELALPGAVFIYNGAELGLPNIDDLPEAALQDPTWERSGHTERGRDGCRVPLPWEGEQPPFGFTTGRPWLPMPAWWATATVEKQLERLDSMLSLYRMAIELRSVRPEFGGPGLEWYGSPPGCLAFRRDGGLLCVLNATDAPITLPAGEVVLTSTPITAGKLPANSAAWLIQ is encoded by the coding sequence GTGCAACCTGCCGTGCCAGGCCCCGCGCCCCTCCCGGCGCCGTGGTGGCGATCCGCTGTGTTCTATCAGGTCTACCCCCGATCCTTCGCCGACTCCGACGGTGACGGCATCGGTGACCTGCCCGGATTACGGGAAAAGCTCGGGTATCTGGAACTGCTGGGGGTGGACGCGCTATGGATTTGCCCGGTCATGCGCTCACCCATGGCGGACGGCGGCTACGACGTGGCCGACCCGCGCGATATCGATCCGCTCTTCGGCGGCCTGCGGGCCATGGACGAGTTGATCGACGAGGCGCACCACCGGCATATGCGGGTCACCATGGATCTGGTGCCCAATCACACCAGCGATCAGCATGCGTGGTTCGTGGCCGCGCTGTCCTCCGCGCCGGGTAGTCCCGAACGCGACCGGTACTACTTCCGCGACGGCCGGGGCGCGGATGGCAGTGCGCCGCCGAACAATTGGCCCAGTATTTTCGGCGGCCCGGCCTGGACCCGCATCACCGAGGCCGACGGCAGACCCGGGCAGTGGTATCTGCATATCTTCGCCCCGGAACAGCCGGATTTGAACTGGGAAAACCCGGATGTGCCTGCCGATTTCGAGCAGACCATGCGTTTCTGGCTGCGCCGCGGTATCGACGGATTCCGTATCGATGTCGCGCACGGTATGGCCAAACCCGCTGGTCTACCGGATATGGAAGTCCCGCAGCGCCCTGTCGACGATACCCATCTGGTGGTGCACGACGACAATGATCCGCGCTTCAACAACCCCGCCGTGCACGAAATCCACAGACGCCTGCGCACTGTCATGGACGAGTTTCCGATCGCGGTATCCATCGGTGAGGTGTGGGTCGACGACAACACCAGATTCGGCGACTATGTCCGCCCCGACGAGCTACATCTGGCGTTCAATTTCCGATTGGCCGAGACTCCTTTCCATCCCGACAGAATCCGTGACGCCGTGGACAATTCGCTGCGCGCGGTCGCCGCGGTCGGCGCCAGTCCGACCTGGACACTGTCCAATCACGATATCGAGCGTGAGGTCACCCGCTACGGGGGCGGCGATATCGGGCAGGCGCGGGCGCGGGCGATGATCATGCTGGAGTTGGCGCTGCCGGGCGCCGTATTCATCTACAACGGTGCGGAATTGGGTCTGCCGAATATCGACGACCTGCCCGAGGCGGCGCTGCAGGATCCGACCTGGGAGCGCTCCGGACATACCGAGCGGGGCCGGGACGGCTGCCGGGTGCCGCTGCCCTGGGAGGGCGAGCAGCCACCGTTCGGCTTCACCACGGGGCGTCCGTGGTTGCCCATGCCGGCGTGGTGGGCGACGGCGACGGTGGAGAAACAGCTGGAGAGATTGGACTCCATGCTTTCGCTGTATCGGATGGCTATCGAATTGCGGTCGGTGCGGCCGGAATTCGGCGGACCAGGGCTGGAGTGGTACGGAAGTCCGCCCGGCTGCCTGGCTTTCCGGCGGGACGGCGGGTTGTTGTGCGTGCTCAACGCGACGGATGCGCCGATAACTCTGCCCGCGGGTGAGGTGGTGCTGACGAGCACTCCGATTACCGCTGGAAAACTTCCGGCGAACTCTGCGGCATGGCTGATTCAGTAA
- the ctaJ gene encoding aa3-type cytochrome oxidase subunit CtaJ: MSILQTVLIYVGIPVAIYLVIAGLSFLGSPLPGKKPDHYELGAKWTQPPVLWSATDEVTGAGHHDAESAHGNHAAIESAAADLIGGRASGKF; encoded by the coding sequence GTGAGCATTCTCCAGACAGTGCTGATCTATGTCGGCATCCCGGTGGCGATCTATCTGGTGATCGCCGGATTGTCGTTCCTCGGCAGCCCGCTGCCCGGCAAGAAGCCGGACCACTACGAACTCGGTGCGAAGTGGACCCAGCCTCCGGTGCTGTGGAGCGCTACCGACGAGGTGACCGGTGCCGGGCACCACGATGCTGAGTCGGCGCATGGCAATCATGCTGCTATCGAATCCGCCGCGGCGGACCTGATCGGAGGCCGGGCAAGTGGCAAGTTCTAA
- a CDS encoding DUF5130 domain-containing protein yields MASSNWPAVNEADLPHGYAVTTSGRVSGVHEAGDVFSEVPFSDHERLLMDNALTDATRATKVRFNIYIGDLGADSGAGADAVFPATPEATRSVLIAVDPNAKAIEVRSGADVAERANDRVCQLGATAALSSFRQGELIDGLVSAVRVMAAAIGRV; encoded by the coding sequence GTGGCAAGTTCTAATTGGCCTGCGGTGAACGAGGCCGACCTACCCCACGGTTACGCCGTCACCACCAGCGGCCGCGTCTCCGGTGTGCACGAAGCCGGCGATGTGTTCAGCGAGGTGCCGTTCAGCGACCATGAGCGGCTGCTCATGGACAATGCGCTGACCGACGCCACCCGTGCCACCAAGGTGCGGTTCAACATCTACATCGGTGATCTGGGCGCGGATTCCGGCGCGGGCGCGGACGCGGTCTTCCCGGCTACGCCCGAGGCCACCCGCTCGGTGCTCATCGCCGTCGATCCGAACGCCAAGGCCATCGAGGTGCGTTCCGGCGCCGACGTCGCCGAGCGTGCGAACGATCGGGTCTGCCAGCTGGGCGCGACCGCCGCGCTGAGCTCCTTCCGCCAGGGCGAACTCATCGACGGACTGGTGTCCGCGGTGCGCGTCATGGCCGCCGCCATCGGCCGGGTCTAA
- a CDS encoding helix-turn-helix domain-containing protein gives MSEQPRLHSIPGGRADRADAPRPHAVREPLARPGSRPAPPAAREPLWREVLGARLRTLRQDQGEKLTETAARAGISPQYLSEVERGRKEPSSEMIAALAGALGTTLADLTAQVAAALHRQSLALTSSSPQRMAVPAPQRITGPVMLAA, from the coding sequence ATGTCCGAGCAGCCGCGCCTTCATTCGATTCCCGGTGGACGTGCCGATCGCGCCGATGCGCCACGGCCGCACGCGGTTCGCGAACCGCTGGCCCGTCCCGGCTCCCGCCCCGCGCCCCCGGCCGCTCGTGAGCCGCTGTGGCGGGAGGTGCTCGGCGCCCGGCTGCGCACCCTGCGCCAGGACCAGGGCGAGAAGCTCACCGAAACCGCTGCCCGCGCGGGCATCTCACCCCAGTACCTCTCCGAGGTCGAGCGCGGCCGCAAGGAACCCTCCAGCGAAATGATCGCCGCCCTGGCCGGCGCCCTCGGCACCACCCTCGCCGACTTGACGGCCCAGGTAGCCGCGGCCCTGCACCGCCAGAGCCTCGCTCTCACCAGCTCGTCCCCGCAGCGCATGGCAGTACCTGCTCCCCAGCGCATCACGGGCCCGGTCATGCTGGCCGCCTGA
- a CDS encoding ClpP family protease, producing MTSYTIPNVIAQHPRGERIMDVYSHLLAERIVYLGTPIDSGVANALIAQLLHLDADSPGQEINLYINCEGGELTSMLAVYDTIQHISSPVATTCVGQAIAVGAVLLAGGAKGRRTMLPHARVVLHQPAISGRGTIPDLILQADEVVRLRAEVEAILSNHTGKPLEDLRRDTDRDRVLTAHAALDYGLIDRILDPRD from the coding sequence ATGACCAGCTACACGATTCCGAATGTCATCGCCCAGCATCCGCGCGGCGAACGCATCATGGACGTCTACTCGCATCTGCTGGCCGAGCGCATCGTGTACCTCGGCACCCCCATCGACTCCGGGGTGGCCAATGCTCTCATCGCACAGCTGCTGCATCTGGACGCCGACAGTCCGGGCCAGGAGATCAACCTCTACATCAATTGCGAGGGCGGCGAACTCACCTCGATGCTCGCGGTCTACGACACCATCCAGCACATCTCGTCCCCGGTCGCGACGACCTGCGTAGGCCAGGCCATCGCCGTCGGCGCGGTGTTGCTGGCAGGTGGCGCGAAGGGCCGCCGCACCATGCTCCCGCACGCCCGAGTCGTCCTGCACCAGCCCGCGATCAGCGGCCGCGGCACCATCCCCGACCTGATTCTCCAAGCCGACGAGGTAGTCCGCCTCCGGGCCGAAGTCGAAGCGATCCTCTCCAACCACACCGGCAAACCCCTCGAGGACCTCCGCCGCGACACCGACCGCGACCGCGTCCTCACCGCCCACGCAGCCCTCGACTACGGCCTCATCGACCGAATCCTCGACCCCCGAGACTGA
- a CDS encoding ClpP family protease: MAQDDKAPMFNWRTREQLFSRRILVLDGPLDDDNGALLMTQMLQLAAEDSEAGISLWIHSPGGSVPAMLAIRDVMRLVPCEVSTLALGLACSAGQFLLSSGTAGRRFALPHARILMHQGSAGIGGSAVEVEVQADDLRYTVQTVLGLIAEDTGQPFDQVYEDSLHDRWFTAAQAQEYGFIDGIVESFWQIVPQRHRVGISQ, translated from the coding sequence ATGGCACAAGACGACAAGGCGCCGATGTTCAACTGGCGCACTAGGGAACAGCTGTTCAGCAGGCGGATTCTGGTGCTGGACGGGCCACTCGATGATGACAACGGCGCACTGCTCATGACGCAGATGCTGCAGCTGGCGGCGGAGGATTCCGAGGCGGGGATCTCGCTGTGGATTCACTCGCCGGGCGGATCGGTGCCCGCCATGCTGGCCATTCGGGATGTGATGCGGCTGGTGCCCTGCGAGGTGTCGACGCTCGCGCTCGGATTGGCTTGCAGCGCAGGGCAATTCCTGCTGTCGTCCGGGACGGCGGGGCGGCGGTTCGCGCTGCCGCACGCCCGGATTCTCATGCATCAGGGGTCGGCCGGGATCGGCGGCAGTGCGGTCGAGGTGGAGGTGCAGGCCGATGATCTGCGCTACACCGTGCAGACCGTGCTCGGGCTGATCGCCGAGGACACGGGGCAGCCCTTCGACCAGGTCTACGAGGATTCCCTGCACGACAGGTGGTTCACCGCGGCGCAGGCGCAGGAGTACGGGTTCATCGACGGGATCGTCGAATCCTTCTGGCAGATCGTTCCGCAACGGCACAGGGTGGGGATCTCACAATGA